TAGAAATCTTTTTTAAAAACTGGAGTGAAGGATTGGACTGTAATCCCCGTTCGATCTGGCTTAAATATGATTTTGAAACATCAGCACGCATGGCTAATTGACCTAATGAATATCCCTTCCTGAGCCTCATCTCCTTAATCTTTTTCCCAATCATACTTTCAAACCCCTTCTACTAAAATTCAATACCAATCTAAGGTGTCTATATGTGCATTATAAAGAATATATCATTCTTTATAAAATACGAAATAGTAAGGAAATAAGAGATAATACGAGAAAAACGTACAAAAACGTTCTTTATTGCGAAAAAATGGAGGAATATGGGATTTTTCAAGTTGGGTATTTTGACATATACTCGACTTATAAGTTCGTTAATGAGAACGAATACTGATAACGAACTTATATAAAATATATAGGGTTATGAGGAGGAAACAGAATGAGTATTAAAAAGAAATTAGGATTAGGAATTGCTTCAGCTGCAATGGGGTTAGCATTAATTGGTGGAGGTACATATGCATTCTTTAGTGATAGTGTTGATACTTCTGCAAAATTTGCAGCTGGTACACTTGATCTAAATGCCGAACCAACAACAATTATTGATGTTAAAGACATTAAACCTGGTGACAAAATGTTACGTTCATTTAAATTGAAAAATGATGGTTCATTGGACATTAGCAAAATTGATTTAACTACAAGCTATACTGTAGTAGATGCAAAAAATAATAACAGTGAAGATTTCGGGAAGCACATTAGGGTTAATTTCCTCCTAAATGGTGATAAAGCTGATGACGTTGTTTGGTATACAACTTTAGATCAATTAAAGAATATGACTCCTGATGCAATTGCGGGAAATGTTTTTGGTCCAATTTTTGGATTCGAAAAGGGTCATTTACTTAAAGCTGGTACTGCTGATACTTTATATGTTCAGTATGAGTTTGTTGATAATGGCAAAGATCAAAACCAATTCCAAGGAGATTCTTTAGAGCTAAAATGGACATTTAAAGGTTATCAAACAGCAGGTGAAAATAAATAGTATATATATTCAAAAAGAGGGGTGGGAAATTACCCACTCTTCTTTTAATAGAAAAAGGACTCTTTTTCTTATCACCTTAGATAAAGATCTAGATCTTTATCTAAGGTGATAAGAATTACGTTCCTCACTTCTGATTTTTGTAAAAGATACTGTTGCTGAATTGTAAACAGAGGTAGTTCCTAGTCGTTGTTAAACTAACATTCAATCATCAAAGGAGATAGGTGTTACATGTACATTCTCTTTTTAACTTTCTAAGAGCAAATTTGGAGATGAGGGGAGTGATCAAAATTAGATATAACAGGGTAAGGAAATT
The window above is part of the Bacillus sp. SORGH_AS_0510 genome. Proteins encoded here:
- a CDS encoding CalY family protein encodes the protein MSIKKKLGLGIASAAMGLALIGGGTYAFFSDSVDTSAKFAAGTLDLNAEPTTIIDVKDIKPGDKMLRSFKLKNDGSLDISKIDLTTSYTVVDAKNNNSEDFGKHIRVNFLLNGDKADDVVWYTTLDQLKNMTPDAIAGNVFGPIFGFEKGHLLKAGTADTLYVQYEFVDNGKDQNQFQGDSLELKWTFKGYQTAGENK